One genomic segment of Chloroflexota bacterium includes these proteins:
- a CDS encoding helix-turn-helix transcriptional regulator has protein sequence VVSPLEQLSAREREVMHLAIEGKSSAEIATLLHISLSTVNTYRSRLMGKLGVSDIASLVRYAAEHGLMSVS, from the coding sequence CGGTGGTTTCGCCTTTGGAACAACTCAGTGCGCGTGAACGTGAAGTGATGCACCTGGCTATCGAGGGGAAATCCAGCGCCGAAATCGCGACACTCTTGCATATATCGCTGAGCACAGTGAATACCTATCGCAGCCGCCTGATGGGGAAATTGGGCGTATCGGATATTGCCAGTCTGGTGCGCTATGCGGCAGAGCATGGTTTGATGTCAGTGAGCTGA